One genomic segment of Ricinus communis isolate WT05 ecotype wild-type chromosome 5, ASM1957865v1, whole genome shotgun sequence includes these proteins:
- the LOC8284617 gene encoding ferredoxin C 2, chloroplastic, whose protein sequence is MSMDLIISCTFCTPFSPKPAILRQHLSPSPSTSLKCRLKTTSELQTQVGVTGRTSNNSPSNPVHKVTVHDRQRGVSHEFLVPEDQYILHTAESQNISLPFACRHGCCTSCAVRVKSGQIRQPEALGISAELKSKGYALLCVGFPSSDLEVETQDEDEVYWLQFGRYFARGPIERDDYALELAMADE, encoded by the exons ATGTCTATGGACCTTATCATTTCTTGCACTTTCTGCACCCCATTCTCCCCGAAACCGGCAATTCTCCGTCAGCATTTATCTCCTAGTCCAAGTACTTCGCTAAAATGCCGTCTGAAAACGACGTCGGAGTTGCAGACGCAGGTGGGAGTGACCGGGCGTACCAGTAATAATTCTCCATCCAATCCCGTCCATAAAGTCACCGTTCATGACAGGCAACGAGGAGTCTCCCATGAGTTTCTAGTTCCTGAG GACCAGTATATATTGCATACTGCTGAATCACAGAATATATCGCTGCCATTTGCTTGCAGGCACG GTTGTTGTACTAGTTGTGCTGTACGTGTAAAATCTGGACAAATTAGACAACCGGAAGCACTCGGGATATCTGCTGAACTGAAATCAAAG GGTTATGCGCTTCTTTGTGTAGGTTTTCCGTCTTCTGATCTTGAAGTAGAAACTCAAGATGAGGATGAG GTCTATTGGCTTCAGTTTGGAAGATATTTTGCCCGAGGACCAATA GAAAGGGATGATTATGCATTGGAGTTGGCCATGGCTGATGAATAG
- the LOC8284616 gene encoding late embryogenesis abundant protein 18, with translation MKSAKEKISNMASAAKEHITICRAKVDEKVEKAAARTPEQKQIAKERRKAREAQAKMELHQAKAKHAAQKSRHHHPPTVGTHYGPTQPVVGTQVNNPVGSTATMAGTTVPSYPLGGHPPGYKYM, from the exons ATGAAATCAGCGAAGGAGAAGATCAGCAATATGGCCAGTGCTGCCAAAGAGCACATAACCATCTGCAGAGCTAAAGTTGACGAAAAG GTAGAGAAAGCGGCAGCTCGGACACCGGAGCAAAAACAGATAGCAAAGGAGCGTAGGAAGGCAAGAGAAGCGCAGGCCAAGATGGAGTTGCATCAAGCCAAAGCCAAGCATGCTGCTCAGAAGTCGAGACACCACCACCCACCTACGGTAGGCACCCATTATGGCCCTACCCAGCCTGTGGTTGGAACCCAAGTAAACAATCCCGTGGGAAGCACGGCTACCATGGCTGGAACCACTGTGCCTTCGTACCCTTTAGGAGGGCATCCTCCTGGATATAAGTATATGTAA
- the LOC8284615 gene encoding uncharacterized protein LOC8284615, which produces MRLLRRIAGFLGFVKDESRDQPLEEEENDSHHYNQPRFSSNFQESGLPRKGFGVPVQVAVDRPQLGPLLVPSSSGDGGVQGLRWYAKRLKIDEDGDVADEFLEEVSRETSSSVDNQHKSLPRFQFKYNARPARIKNQVITNDGKIQQCVEHQGRLQWV; this is translated from the exons ATGAGATTGTTGAGGAGGATCGCTGGATTTCTTGGGTTTGTGAAAGACGAATCTAGAGACCAACcactagaagaagaagaaaatgactCCCATCATTATAATCAACCTCGTTTTTCCTCCAATTTCCAAGAATCTGGTCTTCCCCGTAAAGGCTTCGGTGTCCCAGTTCAGGTCGCCGTCGACCGCCCTCAGCTTGGCCCACTTCTCGTCCCCTCTAGCTCCGGGGATGGCGGCGTTCAG GGTCTGAGATGGTATGCAAAGCGCCTGAAGATAGATGAAGATGGAGATGTTGCCGATGAGTTCCTTGAAGAGGTATCGCGGGAGACATCATCAAGTGTTGATAATCAGCATAAATCGTTGCCTAGGTTTCAATTCAAGTATAATGCCCGACCAGCTAGAATCAAGAACCAGGTAATTACCAACGATGGGAAAATTCAACAGTGTGTAGAACATCAAGGTAGGTTGCAGtgggtataa